DNA from Alnus glutinosa chromosome 2, dhAlnGlut1.1, whole genome shotgun sequence:
taaaaaacaccaACCATTTGTCTCCATATCTCTtcctaaattaaagaaaatgacaCCATCGCATGCCATAAAGTGGCACTCATTTTTAAACggtaaatatttctttttttcttttttctttttttgcccaTTTTTCGTATAAGAAATATACCAATTTATCACCGAATATGTAAAActgaattaataataaatttgttaaagatacctaaaaaatatatgtaagataATAACATTaaaatctctctttttcctttcaaaataaataaataaataaataaaaatctctctttttaaACCGAGGGATTGAATATCATGGCACTGGGGCTACGTACGGGTGACGTCATAATTTGGAGATCGGACGGCAAGTGGATTGAGTGGTATTGCATAGGTGGTATCTTCTGTGGGCCCAGGAATGGAATTAAGAAAGTGATGGGTGATCAGCATGAGCCAACAGAAATAGTCTCGCCATTTGGCTCCGTTGGCGTTGGGTCCCAATAGAAAACCAGGGAAAGAAATCCTCGTTCATATCGGGAATAGTTCCATTCCAATTTTACCCTTCAAGCTCCTTCAAATTACGTGTATCAACCCAGTCACAATTCCGCTAGGGAAATAGCCGCCTTTGACTTTGTAGTTGTCGTACTGGAAATTGAAAATGACAATTACGGTAgaacaaaaagtagttagtttaaaattagagattttttttttgttttttaatccgaaaaagattaatatttgtttattttatttcattaatgatatttataattttcatctattttttgttaaaagcaTTTTAGAAATTAGTATCTTACAATTTAGGAgtattttgaaatgaaaagtttTTAAAGAGTCTTGAAACAAGAGTCTCAcatgaaacaaaaagaaattaaaacatgCATTTATAAGGCCCAATTTACACCAAATTATTGTTTTAAAGCAAGCAATGTTTGTGTGTATGCTTTAGCACGATGTGAAGAAACGAACCCACGTGTGCATGTGTGTGAGATAGTTAGCTCTAATGGTACACTTGCTCGAAGCAATTAGATCATAACCGTTTATTTTTTGAAGATCATTATCATACGATCTAGTGATTTGATTTGGATCATATGATGCTTGTAAGGTAGATCCAATGGTTGGATTTACTTGACTATTAATAAAGTAAACTGTAAAATTATTAGTGTTCACAATATATTTTCAAGAGAAACGTGTacacaaaaatatatacaatttatATGTGAAAATATTCATGtttaatgataatttattttagcatttttaGGGGCGATTACTTATCTCGAGCGCCACAACTCCACACATGAGCTTCTCGCAAAGTTATTAGCTCCTTACTTTGCATTACACTATAATATTACCTAAAGTTCTATGCAAAACCCTAatctatgcttaaaaaaaaaaaactcaatttatACATTCTACCCTAAAAACGTTCGAACGTTTCTCGAGAGTTATTGAAACAGTCTACACCATTGGAATTTGGAACGGTACTCGACATTGtgcaaaccctttttttttgtctcagaatgtgTAAATATTGTAAAATTTAATCTTGTCCATTCATTATTTTTACAAGAAATctcatgttatttatttttttattttttttacatcacCTAAGCTAAATCTAGGAATACAAGTTTTGATGATAAGTTTTTGTTTGTCATATACCAATTACAAACTTAAAATCAAATATTTGCTTGCATtgtgaatatttattttagGGAAGAGTCATAGCCATTGAACAATATATGGATCTAGAGACTAGATCCTCCCTACACTCACTTTCAAAATGAATAGCAAATGAAAgaatttaagggaaaaaaagaaaatcgaaCTTAAATTTCACGCAGTTTGTACTGCACTAAATGTTACCTTTATCTGAATGCTATTGCCCCAAATACCCAAAATATTTATACCAATTTACAAGTAATCCAATTTTTCATAGCTTTGATATGCGAGTGATTTCTCGATAACACAATAAATTGAAATTGTAAAGTTTCAAGAgaacttaaattttaaattatgaaaGAATCTATACCTTTTAGATTCTGAGCCAACCTAAATATTTCCAAACACAaagtttgagatttttttttttttttcttcctctctttattcatttaatgatatcgtttaaatagaaataatacAAGATTTAGACTTGGAATAGAACTCATTAATGACACATACTTGGAGACAACTCACATTTGGCTAGGAGTTAGAGTTTCACCCCTTACACACAAATAAATGCATCGTAATGCTACAATCCAATTAACTCTAACATTTAATTCTAATACCACACTGacactaataataaaaataaagcaaattACAATACTACAATATGTAATCAATTACATGACTATCATATGTAATCCGACTGTAACACtgacatataaaaaattataagaatatatACTTACTAAATACTCTTAATGCAACATTGACTTCACAACAAAAGCAAATACTATAACATGTTAATCCCTTGCACTTTATTATCATAACAAGCTTCAATCTAGAAAAttacacgaaaaaaaaaagaagatattctATAATATCTATAATCCCTTTTATAGTcaactgaaaaatgattttcatttgacaaaaaatacttagtaactttggaaaaatgatttacgctttttaaatgtgtaaataatttttccCATACGGCAAGCGCATTTGTCCATCTTCTAAATGATGGACCTTCATGTTCAAGCAGTTGACCACCACCGAAATCTGGCCAGCGCCGAAATCCAACAATGTCCGGTCATTGTCGCCAGATTTCGGCCAAATCAGATTTCGATAAAACTGTCAGAATTCCAACAACAATAGCTAGAACCTAATAAAAGTGGCTGGAATCCTATTGGTTAATGACGAAATCTCATCActtatgatttttatattattttacattaatattattatgttgtgaataaaacttaatttttataaattaatatagttgagatgaaaatataaaaaatatttataatttttcttacgctctaaatatcaaaaaaatatttttacgtCGAATCAAGGGAGCATTAAATGATTAGGATTACAAATATTATCGCATAAATGGCATTTCCgttatttaaatgaaatgatAAGGACAAAAGTCACAAAACGGAACCAAAGAAACTCAGCAACGCACGTGTCGATTTACACGGAGAGTCCCTGTGCCAGTGATCTCCTTCAAAACCCGACTCGCACTCCCATTTGTGTCTCTGTGATCTCTAGCTCGCACTCTCTCACTCTCGTCAACGTGAGAACGAGAAACCCCACCAAACCGAACGCGCCGTTTCGGAGAGCGGAATCTTCATCGTTTTGTGCGGCTTTGAAGCTATGGACGAGAATTCAGCAGTCATCGAAGCGATTCTGAGAGAGCAGGAGGAGGTAGAACTGGCagagaacaagaacaagaacaaggaCGCCCAAAAGGTCAGCGAAATCGGATGGCAAACGGTGTCGTATCAGAAGCGCAACAGAAAGGCGTCCAAGCCTCCGCCGCGGGAGAATTCGGCGGATCCGCTGAGCCGCCGGCCCAACGGAGCCGCCAAAACAGATATCTTCCGCCCGATCGAGCAGCACTCTGAGGAGCGCCTCCGGCGCGCGCTCGAGGTTCAGCTCGCCGCCGAAGCGGCCGCATCCGGAGAGGGATCGAAGCGGCATTCTGACGACGATGAGAATAGCGACGCGGAGGCCGCCGGCGCCCCCGGCGCCGTCGAGAATGGCGAGGTGAAGCCTAAGAAGCCGAAGAAGCCGAAGAAGCCGAAGGTGACCGTCGCTGAAGCAGCTTCGAAGATCGACGCCGCTGATCTCGGTGCTTTTCTAATTGATATCACCGTAAGCGCCACCTattcttccaaaaaaacaaTATCGAATTTCCCATCCACAAATTCTGATCTGGTCGTTTTCATAAAATTCGGATTCAATTTCGTTTATGATGTGATAAAAGAAAGCAATTTTAGCTTTTGATTTCGTTTTCGGTGTTTTGCTTAGGCTTCGTACGAATCTCAACAAGATATACAGCTAACGCGATTCGCGGATTATTTTGGCCGCGGATTCGCGTCGGTGGGTGCGGCTCAATTTCCGTGGTTGAAGACATTCAAAGAGTCCAGTGTTGCAAAGATGGTTGATGTAAGTTTTCGctgcaattttaattttctaattcGCTTTGAATTTGTGCGATGAGAAAAATGTTGAACGTATGGATCTGTAGCTTGAAATTGATAGAGATATTTATAGTTGAAAAGAGAGTTCAGGGCAAAAGGACTGTAGAGATAGCAGTTTTCGATTTAAGGCGTATAATATGTGGATGTATGCATTTTTCGTGCGAGATTGATTCAATGATGGAAATGATGTATGCTATGATGAATTTATGTGCATGCATGTGGGTTTTAGGTTAGAATGTGAAGTGTACCTTGTGATTCTGTGACTTTGTTTTCTGTCAAATTGTAAGCCTTTTCAGCAAAGTTATGATGTCTGCTCCTTGATATGTTTTGATGTTCGACAAATTGATTTTACATGATTCATTTAGCTTGATCTTGGGTATGCTGTCTAATTATTCTTTATCCATTTACGATTCTGTTTCCATGGTCTCTCGTTtactgattttttacttttgtaatgtctaatcattatttattttatcttttgttcaaattggaattcaatttttaaattgtagCGAATGTCTTCATTCTTAATCATTATTTGATTCTCCAACAGATTCCTCTTTCCAGTATACCTGAAGACGTTTATAAGACATCTGTTGACTGGATGGGCAAGCGGTCTTCTGAAGCACTTAGCTCCTTTATGTTATGGTCATTAGATAGCATTCTCGCTGACCTTGCCAGTCACCAAGCAGCTGCCAAGGGATCCAAAAAGGTGGTTCAGCAAGCATCTTCAAAGTCTCAGGTAGCTTTCCATTGGATCTTGTTTTGTGATTCCATGATGTTGGTTTGGTATGAGAGCTTGGTGTTCTGTAGTTTACTCCTGCATATCCGATGCTTTGGTTCGCACAAAATTGTACGACAAACAAAGTACTAAAAGTTAGAGTACAGTCAAAGTGCAAAGAGCTAGTGTTCATTGAGATTCATGGACACAGACATGGGAGTCATCTCTTCACAAATAAATGAAGCATTGGATAAGACAAATCTGAAAACTTAGAGAATTTCTATTAGATGAACCATTGACGTTTGCCCATTATACATATATGACATGTTTCCGTAGGCATCATTTGGTCATCAATTTGTGAGCATTATGTGCTATAATGGATGCTCTTCTAAAACACATGAAGCTTCTTGTTCTAAATTTTGAAAAGATAGTTGGTGGTGGAGACCATTATAAGCGGCTGAACAACTTTTAGAGGGCTTACAATTTTTGGTACGGCCTGCGAACTTGATACaaatccaacacaaaattagcaagTTAGACCTTGTTTGGTATACGGAATAggtattccattagaaaaaggAATAGCTAGTACTGGGAATGGAGGATAGtagaatgaaatagttattcttatTCTTCAGTTTGGTGATAACACTTATGTTCTTAGtagaattgaatcaaaattactaaaatacccaaattaaaaaaaaaaaaactgaattgaaaaaaaacccCACAGAGATGAAGGCACCAAACCCACCAAGAATCTTGCCGGAAGAGGGACCGACTTTGACAAAGAAGAGGGCTTTAGACTGCTCAAAGTTTTGGTATGTAGTAGGGTAGAAGCATAGTCGGATGAATTTTTTGCCTGCAGTGACCCGTGGGAATACATAAGTGAACTTGGAGCGAGAGAGGTGTGCTATGAGGTAAGGTACGGTGACAGATCAGGGTGCTGGTTGAGCGGCTGCAGAGGCCACTGGTGCACTGTTTTGTAATTGTTTGATGTCCCCAATCCAGAATTGATCATCTAATGATGTAATAGAGTTGCTGGAGAAGCGAATTGCCAATGATAATGAGGATGAAATTTTTGCTTGTGACGTCTTTCAAGATGAAGAAGCCAGGGGTGTAGGATTCTGATTCTCATGTTTTGCATTCTGGGTTTGGAATGCCGAGAAAAATGATtccttcaattttaatttttaattaatttattttttttgaaaaaggaaaatgatgtgGGATTTGTTTTGGACACTATAGTTTATTCATctgggaatagctattcatctTCATAGGAGAGTTATTCCCatgggaatagctattcctaggaATGAAGTGCAATCAAACAAAATAACAGATATTCCATGTAAGGCCGGCTCGATATATTTTGGGACCTAAGGCGAGAATTTTAAACGAGACCTTTTTTCGTGGGCCCCACTCTCAATGATTGTTGTTTTTGTAGAGTTATGACTTGTATTTCAACGAGTCTTTTTCTGTGAGTCCCACTCTCTTCATTGGCTTTCTTGTAGTCTACATCATTTTAGTTGAGTCTCTTAATAGGAGAGAAAATGTActgtttttttgttggtattaattgttgtgttcttggacctttaactatttatttttctatcgaAGTTAAAAAGTCTCCAAATAAGAAAtcatgcttcttttattttttcaagacCATTCCAGATTAtgattaggctttttttttttttttcaaacaaacccaTATTTGGGGGCCTTATTCCATTGGAAAAAAAACTGTTTTAGCTTAtgattaggctttttttttcttttttcaaacaaacttgttTTGGGGCCTTATTCCactgatttcttttttttttttaacaaacctGTCTTAGGGGGCCTTAAGCGACCGCTTAACTCGCCTTACGGTTGAGCCGGCCCTGATTCcatggaatagccattccattccaaAGACCTATTCGACGAACCAAACGGGCCCTTAGGGTTGAAGggtttgacctgtttaattaagtAAGTCGggttagggttgacctatatagtcttataataATGACTTGACATGACACAAACCCGACTCGCAATATTCAAGACTAACAATTTTTGATACAACTTGTAAACCTGATACAAACCCAATACAACATTTGCGTATTAGAGTTGAGGgatctgacccatttaattaaatgggttaagtTAGGGTTGATTTATATAGTCATATACCCATGCTTCAACTCAACTCGAATCCGACACGTGAATATTAATTGCCACCCATAACTTTTTTAgcatgttaaatttttttataaaaaggctTGTCCTTGTGTTTTCGAAATTTTGGGGCTATAACCATTGAAGATAGTTTAGGGTTTAATGGGAACTCCAAAAAGACCATAAAGAGGGGATCGGGATTCCTTTCTCACTTCATAGTTTTCCTTCATttgaattctgtgttgaatatTGTCATATCAAGTGCTAGGCTAAATGACATTACTTGGCCATACATGGCTTTAGACAGTTGCGGTGCACATGCACTTACTATGTAAGAAAACGGCTGTTTTTATGTTAAtcttttggtctttttttactttgattGCTTTAGCTGAAGTTGccataagaaaaaagaaaaaagaagctgCCAACTTTCACTAGACATGCTGATAAtagaaaccacattttttttttggaggaataGAAACTGCATTTTTGTTGACTTTGATTTAGTAAATCACATTACAACTATCTTGATAATAAATGAGGAATTTTAATTTGAACGTCTAAATATTAGTTATTTAACCCATAAAGGTGCAAAGATTGACCTCATGTCATTAAATTCATTATCTAAGTAAACCCaattgtagagagagagagagagagagagagagagaggttcctctctctctctctcccatccTTTCAGCACAATCATTTGGTGCACACTGTCGTGCTCTATGTGCCAACTTCAGCAGTTCAAGCTTTGGCACCATTCCCACAGGTCGTTATCCTTATGTTCTTTGACCTTCCTTGGCTTATTGCTGTAGCTCAAGGGTTTTCAAAACTTGTGATTGAAGTAAACATTGAGGCACACGGTGTCAAAGAGTGCCTGTcagtatataaataaaatatttatacatgaaaatatttCAGATCAATAAATAAAAGGTTCACAAGTAAGCATATATAGTGTGAAAGTAGAGTGGTTAACTTGCTTGTGTTCAGGAATACACGACCCCAGAAGTCCATAAGTCACTAGAGTTTTCAAAGGAATACTAAAAGCGTTTGATGAAACTACCTTGTGGAAAGTGAATCAATATTGATCCGTGGATTAAGAGTATTTATTCTCCCAACCTTGCAGTTCATGGATTTGAGATCAATTTAGATTTTAGACCACCCTTACAGGAGTATTAGGTTAGTATGGTAATCGGATTGCACTTAGAAGCACCTTACGCTTTAAATAAGATTGGTTTTattacttactaaaaaaaaagtatggttATCAGATTGATTCCTTTCAATCTGATTGTCATGATTGTCTATATCATCATACTACAGCAAAACATTTTGATGTACCAAGAATTTTTAATAACACTAATAATTATTGTATATTACGAgaatatttgttaaaaaaattggaattgTGAATGGAATTGGTAATTCATGAGTTTCCTATCTTCTGGTCAGCCAAGTGAGTCAATAATTTGGAAATGGTATAATGTTGGATCTGCAGGTTGCCATATTTGTCGTTTTAGCAATGGCACTACGACGAAAGCCTGATGCGTTGATCAGTTTATTGCCTACAATTAAGGAAAACCCGAAATATCAAGGACAGGATAAGCTTCCAGTCACTATTTGGGTGATTGCTCAGGTGAATTTTGGTTTCAGTGATAATCTAATCTTCCCAGTATGGTCAtttcaaataatataaaataagtaatataatatgaatttaaAGCCAGAAATTGGATTTTGATTTGTATAGGCATCTCAAGGAGATTTAGTTGTTGGGTTGTACATGTGGGTTTATTGTCTCTTGCCTATACTGGCTAGCAAGTCAGGCTGTAATCCGCTATCCAGAGACTTGATTTTACAGTTGGTTGAGAGGTTAGACATTTTTGAGATTGAACATAAGTTTTATTTGTTATCTTATACATTTTTTCTTGTACTTTTTGGATCTAAACTATAGCTTAGTTCCTAATTCTGGAACTTTATCATCTCCTCTTTctcacttaattttttttatcattattattgtCATCCCTTGAAATCAGAATTTTAGCTTCCCCAAAAGCTCGCCCTATTCTATTAAACGGTGCTGTCAGAAAGGGGGAGCGCGTGGTGCCACCATCAGCtcttgagcttttgatgagattCACCTTCCCAGCACCATCAGCTCGGCTAAAGGTGGGTATTTTTTGGAGTATCTGCTATATATTTCCAATAtggtatgtatttttttttaaaaaagtttactTGTAATCTATCTTTTGCTTAGGCAACTGAAAGGTTTGAAGTTGTATATCCGACCTTGAAAGAGGTTGCCCTTGCTGGTTCCCCGGGAAGCAAAGCAATGAGGCAACTTACACAACAGATTTTGGACATTACAATCAAAGCTGTTGGAGAAGGTAGTGGCAAACTCATAGTAGACACTCCACTCTaaatcttcttttccttttctttttttttggcggGGGGGTATTTCTCTTGTTTTACGACATATAGACTACTTTCGCAATACAGGAGTGTATGGTTGTGACTTTGTATCAGAGTTTGACTTTAAAACTCACTTGCAGGCATCACTGACCTATCAAGGGAAGCAAGTGACATTTCTGTTTGGTGTTTGACTCAAAACCCTGAATGTTACAGGCAATGGGTGAGCATTTGAAACTCATtattacattattttattttccaatttgAGAATTTTAGCACTCCcaacatatttttgttttttttttttaatttccctATTTTGAGGCCTGAGGGCttcaaatcctttttttttctttggcttgCACTAAAATTTGTTTGTATGAGGCTGTGTTGATGTGAAGCCCAAGATATTTGTTCTCCTCGCTATCCAATGCTTCCTTTATGTTGCATTAGGACGTTGGGGAACTACATTCCTTGTTTTAATTCCAATTATCTTTCAATTAAATAGTATATCCAATTATGTTCACATCATTGAGTTTTGTCTTTGATTTGGAAACAGGACATGCTTTACATGGATAATCTTGAAGCAAGTGTAATTATTCTGAGAAAGCTGTCTCATGAATGGAAGGAGCACTCTGCCAAACATCCTACTCTGGACACTTTGAgggaaactcttcagagtttcAAGCAGAAGGTAAGCCTTTCTCAGATATTCTAGACAAGATAATATATTGGTTTAAGCACATTGAAACCCTGTTACATAATTCTATGCTTCCTTCTCATAGAAAACTGCTCAGAAACGTGGCCCTAGAACAGCAGCATGCCAGCATGTCCCTTGTCTTCTTCTCCTTAACCACCAAGCACACCTCTCCCACCACTCCCCCTACCCTTTTTACCAAGGGGGTGTGGGAAGTGAAAAGCACTTTAAGCTCGTCAACTTTTGTTTTGTGATTTGCATCTTAAGGATTCTCTTGAATAGTTCTGAATGTCCTTTGCCAAATGATTCCTTACATAGAATTCATCTGGTGTATTTTTTACCGGAAAAATATGCCGACTTTGGGATGTATCTGATCCAAACTTGAAGTTCACTGTACCTACTATCATGTGTAAATGGAAGTGTACTACTCTTGCTCACATGTTTCACTTTTGTGGTCATTTAGAATGAGAAAGCATTGGCAAAGGGAGATGACGGTGCACACTATGCATCATTGAAGGACGCGGACAAGTACTGCAAGGTGATTTCGAGGCATTTGTCGCAGGGCCATGGATGCATGAAGAGCATGGTCATTGTGTCTCTTGCCCTGGCTGTAGGTGCTGTTATTACGTCCCAAAACATGCATTCTTGGGACTACAAGAAACTTTCAGAATTGTTGAACTTCCCCTGAAACATTCCGAGTTTAGTCTCGTGCAGAGGATTGGCCGCAGTTAAGTGGCGCACTCTATTGCCATATAGGTTTAATTATGTCCGGCATAGGTCAGTTCTGCAGGAAGCCCTGTAACTAAATGGGCCGAGGATGAGTAATTTATTCCAATACTGTGACCAAATTCTATTGGGTTTTAGTGAAATTAGAATAGGATGAGGAGCAGCAGCAGCACCTGCAGCCCAAAGTGCATGGGCTGACCATTTACGGAGTGGTGTTGTGCCTGGTTTTCATTTGTGGGTCGGGTCAATGACTTGTTTTCCTTTCATAATGGTTAATCTATAGTGGgttgtttttatgttaaatttttAACGTGCATGATGACTACACAGAGATGGAAACGAATGTTGAGATCAATAAATGCTTCAAAGGAAGTTCCAAATGAATGCGCTCTTTTTAATGCGACCTTTTCTAATTCCTGCCACTAATTTATGTTCTCTCAACTCGAACCTCATTCTTCTGCTGTTGATGTTACGGATCAGCCTCACTCTTCAGGCCAGCAGCTATGCCCACCTCCGAAGGATGGAGGGGCTATACAATGAAAGAAGCGTCGAATGGGCTAATTTTAGCTTgagatattatatattattattcaaagaCACAATTCCTGACTATCTTGATTTTTGCTCGCATAAGCAAGCtaaacatttttactttttatatcacatcaataattttttattattattcaaataaaaaaatttactacaatacaaattttttttacttttttatacaacttttttttactttataccacatcatcactttttactactttCAAATTATACAAACATTTACTAGACCAGGCCGAGGTTCCTACTTCCATGGATTGAC
Protein-coding regions in this window:
- the LOC133859389 gene encoding uncharacterized protein LOC133859389, whose protein sequence is MDENSAVIEAILREQEEVELAENKNKNKDAQKVSEIGWQTVSYQKRNRKASKPPPRENSADPLSRRPNGAAKTDIFRPIEQHSEERLRRALEVQLAAEAAASGEGSKRHSDDDENSDAEAAGAPGAVENGEVKPKKPKKPKKPKVTVAEAASKIDAADLGAFLIDITASYESQQDIQLTRFADYFGRGFASVGAAQFPWLKTFKESSVAKMVDIPLSSIPEDVYKTSVDWMGKRSSEALSSFMLWSLDSILADLASHQAAAKGSKKVVQQASSKSQVAIFVVLAMALRRKPDALISLLPTIKENPKYQGQDKLPVTIWVIAQASQGDLVVGLYMWVYCLLPILASKSGCNPLSRDLILQLVERILASPKARPILLNGAVRKGERVVPPSALELLMRFTFPAPSARLKATERFEVVYPTLKEVALAGSPGSKAMRQLTQQILDITIKAVGEGITDLSREASDISVWCLTQNPECYRQWDMLYMDNLEASVIILRKLSHEWKEHSAKHPTLDTLRETLQSFKQKNEKALAKGDDGAHYASLKDADKYCKVISRHLSQGHGCMKSMVIVSLALAVGAVITSQNMHSWDYKKLSELLNFP